From the genome of Anaerobaca lacustris:
TACGCATCGGCGGAGCCGATATTGCCATTCCGGGTGGCTCGACTGGCCTCGATGATGGCTCCCATGGCCGCCTGGAACTGGGTTGGCGCCGAACGTACAAGTGCCAGATAGCGATCGGTATCCAGTTCGCTCAGGGCGTCATCGACGCTTGCCTGGGTGATCGTGGAACCTGCCTTCTCGGCAAGGAATGCGCTCTTGGCGAGCAGGGCCACGGCGCGTCTGGCATCGCCGTGTTCGCGGCTGGAGAGGGCCGCGATCTTTTCGATCACGCCGGCCTCGACGACGTCAGGCACCAGGGCCTTCTCGACCCGGATGCGGAGGATCTTCCGGAGATCCAGGGCGTCGTAGGGTTTGAAGATCAGCGAGTTGAGTTTGAGGAACGATTTGGCCCGCGGGTCCAAATTGTCCGGCCAATTGAGGCGGTTGGACGCGAAGACCAGGATGAGTTTGGCCTTGATTCGTTGCGGCAGACGCCGCACGAGGAACGTCATGAACGTGTCCTTGTCCCGCCGGACGTTGTCGACCTCATCGACGAAGAGCACGAAGTACCCGGCGTATTCGGCCAGGGCCGATTCGATCCGAAGAATGAGTTCTTCGAGTGAAATCCCCTTCTTGTACCTCTTACTGGCGTTGAGCATGCACGCCAGATCGTTCAGGGCCCGAAAGCACGGCCGGGGTGTGGACAAATCCAGATGCTCGTATCGCATCGGTACACCCTGGGCCCGGCACATCTCGGCCAGCAGGTTCAGGAAGTACGTCATGGTCAGGGTCTTGCCGGTCCCGGTCTTGCCCCAGACGGCCAAGTGGCAGGGATGATCGCCGCGGAGGATTCCTGCGAAGTGGCTGCTGAGTTCCCGGATCTCGGTGTCCCGGACATTGGCGTTGAAGATCTCTTCCAGGACGGCGAGTTGCTCGGACCGGATGAGCTGCTCATCGTCGAGGAAGCGGCGGTCGGTAATGACGGCGTTGCTGACCATGTGCTGGATTTGACTGACGATTTTTGTACGAACGTTGGCTGGTTCCATTGGAAAAACACCTCTTCATGTTTCCACTGGAAGTGCGGGTTTATTAACCTTTCGATTGCCAGTGGGAGTGCGTTTCCAGTGGAACTTGTCGGTGAGACTGTAAGGGGTGTCTCTGAATTGAAAGTCGTTACTGTCCGGTAGTGACAACGAACGTCGAAGCTGCCTATTTTGGTTTATAAGCGTCGTCTCGCGGTAGTA
Proteins encoded in this window:
- a CDS encoding Cdc6/Cdc18 family protein: MEPANVRTKIVSQIQHMVSNAVITDRRFLDDEQLIRSEQLAVLEEIFNANVRDTEIRELSSHFAGILRGDHPCHLAVWGKTGTGKTLTMTYFLNLLAEMCRAQGVPMRYEHLDLSTPRPCFRALNDLACMLNASKRYKKGISLEELILRIESALAEYAGYFVLFVDEVDNVRRDKDTFMTFLVRRLPQRIKAKLILVFASNRLNWPDNLDPRAKSFLKLNSLIFKPYDALDLRKILRIRVEKALVPDVVEAGVIEKIAALSSREHGDARRAVALLAKSAFLAEKAGSTITQASVDDALSELDTDRYLALVRSAPTQFQAAMGAIIEASRATRNGNIGSADAYEAYVRFCERASVRPLTSRAFGDLIGELDIASLVRSRVVSRGRYGRSRQIVLDLPTEVTERMYDTILLNFDM